The genomic DNA GGGGTTCATCCGGCTCCGGGATCTGCCGGTGAGGTATGTCCGGGGTCATGGTTCCCATTCTCGCGGGTCCGGCGCCGACTACGATTCAGGCCATGGCCGACGAATGGATGGTTCCCCTCCTCCCCTGCGCCTCGGTGGACGAGATCCGGGACTTCTACCTTCCCCTGGGTTTCGAGGTGACCTACCGGCAACTGAGACCCTATTCATACCTGGCTTTGAAGCGCGGGGGAATCCACCTCCACTACTTCGGCATGGACGGATTCAAGGCCGAGGAATCCTATGGGACGTGCCTGGTGGTCGTGAAGGACCCGGAGCCGCTGTTCGAGGCTTTCGCCGCCGGCCTCAGGGCCCAGTTCGGCAAGCTGCCCCTGACCGGTTTCCCCCGCATCACCCGGCCCCGCCGGCGCAAGAACAACGGCAACCTGAGCGGGTTCAGCCTGGTGGACCCGGCGGGCAACTGGATCCGG from Actinomycetota bacterium includes the following:
- a CDS encoding VOC family protein yields the protein MADEWMVPLLPCASVDEIRDFYLPLGFEVTYRQLRPYSYLALKRGGIHLHYFGMDGFKAEESYGTCLVVVKDPEPLFEAFAAGLRAQFGKLPLTGFPRITRPRRRKNNGNLSGFSLVDPAGNWIRVTVQGGVAGPSDEAPQSKLSNDLANAVVFADSKDDVAAAIKILERGLRRP